GAGCCGACGTACGCGTACGTGTTCGATGGGGCCTGGTTCGACATCGGCACGCGGGAGAGTTATCTCGACGCCGTTGCCTGGTTCCTCGACGGTGGCACACGCGTGGCCGACTCGGCGACACTCGAGAACGCGATGCTCGGGTCGAACGTCCACGTCATGGCGAACGCGACGCTCGTCGATACCGACGTCGAACGGTCGGTTATCTTCCCGGACGTGACAGTTGAGGGGACGACCATCCGCCGGTCGATCGTCGACGAGGGCGCGGCTCTCGAGGGCGTCGATCTTCACGACGCGATGATCGGTGCGTACACGCAAATTCCGGACGCTCCAGACGCTCCAGGGGAGTGAGTTGGGAACTCGCTACGGCGACTCAGCGCTGACTGGCACGCAAAACACCGGGACATCGGCTTGTCGGACGACGTTTTCCGTGACACTGCCGAGGAACCACTGCCCGATTCCGGTTCGGCCGTGCGTTCCCATGACGATCAGGTCGGCGTCGCGTTCGGTTGCGGCCGTGAGAATGACGTCCGCTGGTGATCCTGTCGTGATCGTTCCGGTGATACTGACACCGGCGTCTGTGGCCTGCTCCCGAACTGCCTCGATCGCGTCCTCGCCGCTTTGCTCGAGCGCGTCGAGGAGTTCATCTGGCGTTTTCGCTCGGGAGAGGCGACTCGTCTCGGCGGAGTACACGGTGTGAACCATCGACTCGAGTCGACTCGCCAGCGCGATCCCCCAGTCGGCCGCGATGGCTGCTCCGTCGCTCCCGTCCGTCGGCAAGAGGAATTCGTCGAAAGCGATCTCGTTGATCTCGGACAGGTTGGCCTCCGGAGGAACAACGAGGACAGGCGTACGCGCCGTCCGGAGGACGTTCTCGGTGACGCTGCCGAGGAGAACCCTGTCTACTCCGTCCCGACCTTTCGTCCCCATGGCGATGATGTCGATCTCGCGTCGTGTAGCGTACTCCCGGATCGATTGGAACGGCGTTCCACGTTTGACGGTGGTCGTTACCTCGAGATCTTCGTCGTAGGATCGCACCATGTCCGCGATGGTCTCCACTGCGGCTTTCGCATCGTCCTCGAGTGACGCGTACATAGACTCCATCGCGTCGGTGATCCCCTCCAGATCACTGCGAACGGCGACGACCGAGAGAACGTGCACGTCCGCACCGGTTTGCGATGCAAGCGCAATTGCGTGTTTCGCTCCTGCGAGGGCGCCCTCACTGTCGTCCGTCGGTATGAGTATCGAATCGATAAGCCGGGTCATGGCAATCTATCTCTTCCTTCACCGCTAGAGCGGATAATGGTAGGGGGGCGAAAGACTCCGATGACGGCCACGGACTCACTCGTCTCATCACTGGTCATACTCCAGTTCGTCGGCGAGTACGTCCAGCAACTCCACGAGTTGCCGGGGCAATAGAAAGTGCTCCTGAACATGCTCTCGTGCGTTCTCGCCGAATCTCGCCCGGCGCTCGTCGTTCTCGAGGAGGTCGACGACGCGCTCACCGGCGCCCGTTGCGTCGTCAGGCGCAACGAGATAGCCGGTCTCTTCGTCGACGATTTGTAGTGGGATGCCGCCGACGTCCGATCCCACGACTGGTGTCCGTTTCCAGAGCGCTTCCGAGACGACCAGGCCGAACCCTTCGCGGAGCGACTTCTGAACGACGACGTCCGACTCACGCTGCAAGACGTTCACGCCTATATCCGACAGATCGGTCAACACGTGGACGTTCGGATCGGTAGCCGCCTCTTTGGCGACCTGTTCGTACAGTTCCAGCCCCTCCGGGTCGTCCCCGGCCATCCCGCCGACGAGCGCTAGCTGGAGGTCCGCCACGTCCTCGCTGGCACGGCGGTACGCCTCGAGCGTGCCAAACTGGTCCTTCCACGGATCGAATCGGGAGATCTGCGTGACGAGCGGGTCTTCGAACGAGAGCGGGTCCAAGCGATCACACATCGTTGCGATCGTTTCGGCCTCGAGCGATCGATTCTTCTCTGCGACCGGATCGATCGATGGATAGATGATGCTCGTCCCCGGAACCGCGGTTTCGCCGATGTAGTCGGACCGACTGAAGATTCCATGGTCGACCTGCGCTGTATACTCCGAGACGAACGCGAGGTACTCGGCGGTCGGATCGGTGAGGTCGATATGACAGCGCCAGACGATCACGGTTTCCGGCATCATCTCTTCGAGCTGGTCGAGCATGCCAAGCGGTTGCGGGTCGTGGATCACGGCGAGATCGTACTCCTCACCGTGGTCCGCGAGTTCGCGGGCGTTTTGCTCGTTGACCGTTCGATAGGTCGCTTTCATGTCTTCAGTCAGCGGAGGACCGCTCCCCTGGAGCGCGTTGTGCATCGCCTTGGTCACCTCGAAGAACTCGTCGTCGGCATCCATGACGAGCCAATCTGTGTCGATTCCGAGGTCGTTACAGACAGGAACGATCGATCGCAAGAGTTCGGCAACCCCGCCGCCAGTCGCAGTCGAGTTGACGTGCAGGATACGGCTGTCGGCCAGCGTGTCGGCCAGCGACCGAAGCCGTTCGAGACGATCTCTCCCCGTCACGTCGGTGTACGCGTCGAACGTTTGATCTGAAAGTGATGGCGCGTGCATCGTTCTAGCCGTCCTACAACGACCGGTAGTATCAGTTGTGGGGGGTGCTCAGTACTCCGTCTCAGAGCAGCAGTCCGTCTCAGAGAAACTCGACGACGCCAGCGGCGATCTTGGCTTCGGCGCGTCGGAGGTGGTGATCGACGGTTCGCCGACCGATTCCCACGCTGTCGGCGAGTTTGGCGGTTGTCGTCTCCCGCGGGATTTCGTAGTAGCCACGTTCGTACGCGAGCAGAAAAATTTCTCGCTGGCGCTCGGAGAGGTCTGGAACGGATGACGCCGTCGAGAGCACCGGTGTCTCTGCCGGAACGGCGTCGAGGTCGTACTTCGAGTCGACGGTAACAGCGTAGTCGGCGGCGATATCGCGGTAGAACGCGCTCAGGTTTGCACCGTCTATAGCGAGCACGCGGACGACTTTCATCCCGTCCTCGTAGCGAAGCGGTGGAACGAGGAGACAGCCATGTGCTGAGAGGTACGACTCGATGTAGTCGTCGCCGTGCTGTTTCAGACAGTCGTCGGTGATAATCGTCTGCGTCGTCTCGTCCTGTTCGATTCGTTCGCGAACGCCGACCTCGTCGCTGACGCGGTCGACGACAGCCGTCTGCTGGTCGCCCGTGACGTGAAGCAAGTCGCAGTGATCGTTACACCACAGTTCGATGCTGGTGTTCGTTCGAGCCGTCGACTGTGCGTACGGACTGCCGCCGTCGATCCGGAACACGCCCACGTGCATACCAGCAGTTGTCGCACGCGAGGACTTAAACCCATAGCCGTATGGAAACACGATCCTCTCGGACAGTGCTAGTGACTAGACTGGTATGACCACACCCACACAGGAGCCGACGAACGACGGCGAGGCCGACGACGCTGCACACGATATCGGCACGCCTTCCGAACAGTGGCAGGAGTACCAGGGCGCACCCACAGGCACGGAGATCGAGTGCGAAGGGTGGCGACAGGAAGCCGCACTCCGCATGCTCAACAACAACCTCGACCCCGAGGTCGGCGAGAAACCCGAAGAGCTCGTCGTCTACGGCGGCACCGGCCGAGCAGCCCGAAGCTGGGACGCCTACGACGCCATCCTCGAGTCGCTCCGAACGCTCGAAGACGACGAGACGCTCCTCGTCCAGTCCGGCAAACCGGTCGGACGGTTCACCACGCACGAACGCGCACCGCGCGTTCTCATCGCGAACTCGAACCTCGTCGGCAAGTGGGACGACTGGGACCACTTCCACGAACTCGAGTCGAAGGGACTGATCATGTACGGCCAGATGACCGCCGGCTCGTGGGCGTACATCGGCACCCAGGGAATCATTCAAGGAACCTTCGAGACGCTCGCGGAGGCCGCCAGACAGCACTTCCCCGACCGTGATGGGCTTCGCGGGACGATCACCGTCACCGCCGGCCTCGGTGGAATGGGCGGTGCCCAGCCGCTCGCTGTGACGATGAACAACGGCGTCTGTATCGCGGCTGAAGTCGACGAGGACCGGATCGACCGCCGCCTCGAGACGGACTACTGCATGGAGAAGACCGACGACATCGACGAGGCACTCGAGTTAGCCCAGGCTGCAGCAGCCGAGGACGAGCCGCTGTCGATCGCGTTGCACATGAACGCGGCAACGATGTTCGACGAACTGCGTGAGCGGGAGTTCGTACCGGATATCGTGACGGACCAGACGAGTGCGCACGACGAGCTTGAGGGATATTACCCAGCTGGCTATTCTGTTACTGAATCAGAGAGGTTGCGCGAGAAAGACCCCGAAGCGTACGTCGAGGAGAGCCTCGATACGATGGAACGACACGTCGAGGGAATTCTCGCGATGCAAGCGCGCGGTGCGGTCGCGTTCGAGTACGGGAACAACATCCGCGGACAGGTAGAAGAGCACCGAAATATGGACGACGCGTTCGACTTCCCCGGCTTCGTTCCGGCGTACATCCGCCCGCTGTTCTGTCGCGG
This genomic stretch from Natrialba magadii ATCC 43099 harbors:
- the hutU gene encoding urocanate hydratase, which produces MTTPTQEPTNDGEADDAAHDIGTPSEQWQEYQGAPTGTEIECEGWRQEAALRMLNNNLDPEVGEKPEELVVYGGTGRAARSWDAYDAILESLRTLEDDETLLVQSGKPVGRFTTHERAPRVLIANSNLVGKWDDWDHFHELESKGLIMYGQMTAGSWAYIGTQGIIQGTFETLAEAARQHFPDRDGLRGTITVTAGLGGMGGAQPLAVTMNNGVCIAAEVDEDRIDRRLETDYCMEKTDDIDEALELAQAAAAEDEPLSIALHMNAATMFDELREREFVPDIVTDQTSAHDELEGYYPAGYSVTESERLREKDPEAYVEESLDTMERHVEGILAMQARGAVAFEYGNNIRGQVEEHRNMDDAFDFPGFVPAYIRPLFCRGKGPFRWVALSGDESDIHRTDEAVKELFPEKEHLHRWIDLAQEQVSFQGLPSRVCWLGYQSADDPGDLTERAQFALRINDLVAEGEISAPVVVTRDHLDAGSVASPNRETEAMRDGSDAVADWPILNALLNASAGADIVSVHDGGGVGIGNSLHANNHVVLDGSSLAAEKARRVFTTDPGMGVVRHADAGYEEALEEAAESNVHVPMADAKTQEDK
- a CDS encoding glycosyltransferase; translated protein: MHAPSLSDQTFDAYTDVTGRDRLERLRSLADTLADSRILHVNSTATGGGVAELLRSIVPVCNDLGIDTDWLVMDADDEFFEVTKAMHNALQGSGPPLTEDMKATYRTVNEQNARELADHGEEYDLAVIHDPQPLGMLDQLEEMMPETVIVWRCHIDLTDPTAEYLAFVSEYTAQVDHGIFSRSDYIGETAVPGTSIIYPSIDPVAEKNRSLEAETIATMCDRLDPLSFEDPLVTQISRFDPWKDQFGTLEAYRRASEDVADLQLALVGGMAGDDPEGLELYEQVAKEAATDPNVHVLTDLSDIGVNVLQRESDVVVQKSLREGFGLVVSEALWKRTPVVGSDVGGIPLQIVDEETGYLVAPDDATGAGERVVDLLENDERRARFGENAREHVQEHFLLPRQLVELLDVLADELEYDQ
- a CDS encoding helix-turn-helix domain-containing protein, encoding MHVGVFRIDGGSPYAQSTARTNTSIELWCNDHCDLLHVTGDQQTAVVDRVSDEVGVRERIEQDETTQTIITDDCLKQHGDDYIESYLSAHGCLLVPPLRYEDGMKVVRVLAIDGANLSAFYRDIAADYAVTVDSKYDLDAVPAETPVLSTASSVPDLSERQREIFLLAYERGYYEIPRETTTAKLADSVGIGRRTVDHHLRRAEAKIAAGVVEFL
- a CDS encoding universal stress protein; translated protein: MTRLIDSILIPTDDSEGALAGAKHAIALASQTGADVHVLSVVAVRSDLEGITDAMESMYASLEDDAKAAVETIADMVRSYDEDLEVTTTVKRGTPFQSIREYATRREIDIIAMGTKGRDGVDRVLLGSVTENVLRTARTPVLVVPPEANLSEINEIAFDEFLLPTDGSDGAAIAADWGIALASRLESMVHTVYSAETSRLSRAKTPDELLDALEQSGEDAIEAVREQATDAGVSITGTITTGSPADVILTAATERDADLIVMGTHGRTGIGQWFLGSVTENVVRQADVPVFCVPVSAESP